The nucleotide window TATCAACTAAGAAATGAAATAGGTTTTGATTTTATAAAAGATAGAAAAAATGAATTAAAAGAGTATTTTATAAGTGAATTAAAAAATATACCAAATTGTGTAATCTATGGAAATCAAGAAGTTGAAAATATAGGAATTATTTCTTTTAATATAAAAGGTTTAAGTCCTTATGATTTATGTAACAATTTGTCTTCAACTGATAATTTTCAAACTAGAGCTGGATGTTCATGTGCTGGACCTTATGGTCATGATTTACTTGGGATAAAAGAACTTGATATAAATAATCGTCCAGGATGGGTTAGAATTTCTATTCATTTTTCACAAACAAAAGAAGATATTAAAAATTTAATTGTGAGTATTAAAAAAATTGCAAATTAAACAAACTCTAAACACTCTATTTAAAATTCATTAACTAAGAAAGCATACAATCCAAAATGAGTTTTATAATATTTTTTTCAGTTTTTATGATTGTTTTTGCTTTTCAAACATTGATAATAAAAAAACGTCTTATAAATAAACTAGATTTTAATTATAAGACTAGAAAATATCTTAGCTTATTTTTATATCTAACATTTTTTGGGGTACTTATGTATCCAATAGCTAGATATTTTCCCTTAGTGCCCAACTGGCTCTATTTTCTCCTTTCTTTACCAATTGGGGTGATTTTTTTAACATTTATTATTACTTTATTTCATGAAATCATCTCTCTTGGAATTTCAAAAACAAAATATACTAAAAATCGACGAGAATTTTTTAAAAAAGGTTTAGATATAGGTATTATTTCAGCTGTAATTGCAACAAATGCAAAAGCTATGGATAATGCAAGACATATCGAAATTGAAGTAGTTGATGTTAAGATAAATAATTTAAATAAACCTTATACTATTTTACAACTAAGTGATATTCACATTGGTGGATTAATTACAAAAGATTTTATAAAAAATCTTGTAAAAAAAGTAAATATTCTAAATCCTGATGTTGTTGTAATAACTGGTGATTTAGTTGATACAAAACTTGAATATGCAAAACCTGCTTTGGATGAATTAAAAAATATAAACTCTAAATATGGAACATATTTTATTGTAGGGAATCACGAATATTTTCATGGTGTAAAACCAATTATTAATTATGTAAATTCATTAGGAATTAAAACTTTAGAAAATGAAAATATTTATATAGGGGAAAAAGATAAAGGTTTTTATCTTTGTGGAGTTTATGATAGATTTGGTGAAAGATATGGCTCTTACAAACCAAATATAACTCAAGCTTTAAAAAATAGTGAAGATAAACCAACTATTCTTTTAGCCCATCAACCAAAATATTTAGAAGAAATAGAAACAAAAGGTATAGATTTAGTTCTTTGTGGACACACACATGGTGGACAAATTTTTCCATTTAATTTTTTAGTAAAACTTCAACAACCTTATGTAAAAGGTTTACATCAACACAATGAAACTACACAAGTTTATGTTAATAAAGGTACAGGATTTTGGGGACCACCTATGAGATTAGGGGCTTCAAGTGAGATAACTATTTTAAAGTTATCTTAATAAATTTTTTTTATTTATGAAATAAAAAAAATGAACTTAAAATAGATATAGTATAAATACTCATTAAAATAATATAATCAATCTTATTTGTTTTATTCTTATTCATTTAAATCTCCTTTTTTAAGAAGGAGTAAACTCCTTCTTTTTATTTAACTGTTATTGTTTTTTTAGTAGTTTCATCTTTAAGTTTTGGGATAATTACCTCTAAAACTCCATTTTCACTACTTGCTTCAATATTTTCAATATCTGCATTATCTGGAAGAGTAAAACTTCTTGAAAATTTTCCAAAATATGTCTCTACTTTGTAGTAATCTTCTTCTTTTACTTCATCTTTGATTTTTCTCTCACCACTGATCGTTAAAATACCCTTGTTTATGTCTACTTTTATATCTTCTTTTTTTACACCAGGTAAATCAATATCGACGTGATAAGCAAACTCCCCTTCCCTTGTGTTCACTACAGGGACGAAAGCATTTACACCTTCACTATTAGTTTGATTATATAAATTTTTTTCAATTTCTCTTATTTGTTTAAAAGGATCAAATTTTGTTAAAAGCATTTCTAACTCCTTAAAAATTTTTAATCTTGATAGTATTTATATCAAGTCTTGGAATATTAACATATTTTTTAGCACTTGTCAATACTAATTGCTAATTTTAGAAATATACTCGTTATTATTGTATTTATATTTATCACTTCTTTACTTAGTATGCTAATTTATACAGTACATCACTTTATATACAATATTTAATTTTTATTATTTGCTTATTTCTGTATAATGATTTTTATCAAAATAAAAGGATTCAAAATGTCTTTAAAAGTAGTAATTTCTCATAAAACTCACTACAAATACGATAGAAAGATTTCATTATCTCCACATATAATTAGATTAAGACCGGCTCCTCATAGTAGAACTCCAATTGAAGCTTATTCATTGAAAATCAAGCCAGAAAATCACTTCTTAAATTGGCAACAAGATCCATTTGGAAACTATTTAGCAAGATTGGTTTTTCCTGAAAAAACTGATGAATTTTGTATTGATGTAGAAATCATAGCTGATATGATTACTATTAATCCTTTTGATTTTTTTGTTGAAGATAGTGCAAAAAATTACCCATTTGAATATAAAAAAGATTTAAAAAAAGAGTTAAAACCTTATTTAAAAATTGAAGAAAAGAATAAAATATTAAAAGATTTTATAAATAGTATTGATAAAAAAGAAAAACCTATTATTGATTTTCTAGTCGAAGTAAATCAAAAAATAAATCAACACCTAAACTACACTGTAAGACTTGAACCAGGTGTTCAAACTTGTAAAACAACACTAGAAAAGAAACTTGGAAGTTGTAGAGATTTTGCTTGGTTGTTTGTTCAAGTATTACGACATCTTGGACTTGCTAGCCGTTTTGTATCTGGATATTTAGTTCAATTAACAGCCGATGTTAAATCATTAGATGGTCCAAGTGGTCCTGAAGCTGACTTTACAGATTTACATGCTTGGACAGAAGTCTATGTTCCAGGAGCAGGATGGATTGGGCTTGATAGTACAAGCGGACTTTTTGCAGGAGAAGGTCATATTCCACTTGCTTGTACACCACATTATAACTCTGCTCACGCTATTGAAGGATTTAGTGATAAATGTGAAACTAAGTTTGATTACGAAAATAAAGTAACAAGAATTTTTGAATCACCAAGAGTTACAAAACCATACAAAGAAGAACAATGGGATGCTATTTATAACTTAGGTTTTAAAGTTGATGAAGATTTAGTTAAAAATGATGTTCGTTTAACTATGGGAGGAGAACCTACTTTTGTATCTATTGATGATATGGAATCTGCTCAATGGAATAGTGAAGCAGATGGTGAACATAAAAGAGAATTAGCAAATAATCTTGCAAGAAGATTACTTGAAACAAATACAAATGGTGGACTACTTCATCACGCTCAAGGAAAATGGTACCCAGGAGAACCACTTCCTAGATGGCAAACAACTATCTTTTGGAGAAAAGATGATAAACCTATTTGGAAGAATCCAGATTTATTAGCTGATATGAATAAAAGCTATTCGTATACGACAGCTGATGCAAAAGAGTTTATTTCAACACTTTCTTTGATTTTAGGTATAAGTGATGAAAATGTAATTCCAGCTTTTGAAGACCCAATTTATTATATTATGAAAGAAGCAGAACTTCCTATTGATATTGACCCTTTAAAATATGATTTAAAAGATCCTTTAGAGCGAAAAACTATTGCTCAAAAGTTAACTCAAGGATTAAATAGTGAAGTAGGATATGTTCTACCTATTAATTTTGGAACAACAAAATGGATTACATCAAAATGGGAATTTAGACGTGGTCATCTATTTCTAAGTGCAGGAAATTCGCCAATAGGATTTAGACTTCCTTTAGAATCATTAATCGTAAAACCACAAGTTGAATTAGAGCAAGATTTTCAACCAGATTTATTTGCCTCATATCCTGCGCTTGGTGATTATATAAGTGCAGTTGAAAAACGTGCTAAAAAAATGAGTAAAAAAACTACTCTTAAAAATAAATATACAGCTTTTGTTAGAACAGCATTAAGTATTGAGATAAGAGATAACAAACTTTGTATTTTCCTTCCTCCAATTGAAAAAACTGAAGTATTTTTAGACTTAATTGCTTCTATTGAAGAAACAGCTACTAGATTAAATATGGCTGTTATAATTGAAGGATATGAACCTCCTTATGATTTAAGAACAGATAGAATAAAAGTTACTCCAGACCCAGGTGTTATTGAAGTAAATATTCAACCAACAAGCTCATGGAAAGAGTTAAGTGATAATATTTTAAGTCTTTATGAAGATGCTAGAGTTTGTCGTCTTGGAACTGAAAAATTTATGATAGATGGTAGACACACAGGAACTGGTGGGGGAAACCATGTAACTATTGGAGCTATGGAGCCTAGCGATTCGCCACTATTAAGAAATCCTAATTTATTACGAAGTTTAATTACTTTCTGGCAACATCACCCTGGACTTTCATATCTATTTAGTGGAGCATTCATAGGTCCTACTTCACAAGCTCCAAGAGTTGATGAAGGAAGAGTTGAGAATCTTTATGAATTAGAAATTGCCTTTTCTCAAATACCTGAAAGTGGAGATGTTCCTTATTGGCTAACAGATAGATTATTTAGACATATGTTAACAGATATTACAGGAAATACACATAGAAGTGAGTTTTGTATAGATAAACTATACTCACCAGATACTGCAAGTGGAAGACTTGGAATTTTAGAATTACGTGCTTTTGATATGCCACCTCATTCACAAATGGCACTTTTACAAATGTTATTAGTTCGAGCTTTAGTTTCATGCTTTTGGAAAAGACCATATAAACATAATCTTATTCGTTGGGGAACAAGACTTCACGATAAATTCTTACTAGAGCACTATGTAAGAGAGGATTTAAAAAGTGTAGTTGAGTATCTAAATGATGAAGGATATGAATTTAAATTAGACTGGTTTGATCCATTTTTTGAGTTTAGATTCCCATTATATGGTATGACAACCATTGAAGGAATGCATGTTGAAATAAGAGCTGCTATTGAGCCTTGGAATGTTTTAGGAGAAGAATCTGGAAGTCAAGGAACAGCAAGATATGTTGATTCATCACTTGAAAGACTACAAATTAAAATCCAAGATTTCAATGAAGAAAGATATGTCATAAGTTGTAATGGAGTTCAAGTTCCTCTTAGTAAAACAAATGTTGAAGGAGAATATGTAAGTGGTGTTAGATATAAAGCTTGGCAACCTTGGTCGGCCTTGCATCCAACCATTAAAGTTGATACACCTTTAACTTTTGATATAATAGACAAATGGAATACAAGATCAATTGGTGGATTTAACTATTTTGTTTCACATCCTGGTGGAAGAAGTTATGATACATTCCCTGTAAATTCTTATGAAGCTGAATCAAGAAGAATAAATAGATATTGGGACTTTAACCATTCACAAGGAGAAGTAACTCCAATTGAACCTAAAATTACTGGTGAAGCAAACTCTGTTTTTGCAGTTGAAGCATCAAGAGTTATGACAAGTAAAACTGGAAGTAAAAAACTATACTTCCATGAAATGCCAAAAAATAAAGAGTATCCTCATACATTAGATTTAAGACAAAGGTGGATGAAAAATTAGATGTCAATTTTTGATAGTTGTAGGTTAGAATCATCATTTGATGAAATGTTTGATAATGAATGTAATATTAGACCTCACTGGAAAGATATTATAGCTGGACTTGAAAATGCTGGAATCAAACAATTAGAACAAAAACAACTAGAAATTGATTGGCGACTTGAAGATAATGGAGTTACTTACAATATCTATAATGATCCAGAAGGAAATAATAGAAGATGGAATCTTGATCCTATTCCTTTAGTTATAACTTCACAAGAATGGGAAGAGGTTTCAAAAGGTTTAAAACAAAGGGCAAAACTTCTAAATCTTATTTTTAAAGATTTATATACTGAACAAAAACTTATAAAAGAAGGAATTATCCCTGCTGAAATAGTTTTCGGTCACAAAAGTTTTATTCCTGAAGTTTTTAATTTTCATAATCAAGACTACTATTCTCTAAGATTTTATGCAAGTGATATAAGTAGAGGCCCAGATGGTAAATTTTGGGTTATTAATGATAGAACTCAATCCCCATCAGGTCTTGGATATGCTATAGAAAATCGTCTTACTATGAACTCTATTTCAAATGATTTATATCCAAATGTTGAAATAAAAAAAATGGCTAAATTTATAGAAGGTTATAAAGATATGCTTAAATCTTTATCTTCTTCAAATCAAGATAATCCTTTAATTGTACTTTTAACTCCTGGACCATTAAATGAGACTTATTTTGAACACTCTTATCTTAGTTCATATTTAGATTTAACTTTAGTTCAAGGAGAAGATTTACTTGTAAAAAACAATCACCTTTGGCTAAAAAGTCTAAAAGGATTAAGACGTGTTGATACTTTAATAAGAAGAGTTGATGCCCAATATTGTGACCCACTTGAATTAAAAAACAATTCTCAATTAGGTGTTGCAGGTCTTGTAAATGTTGTTAGAGAAGATAACTTATCTATGATTAATCCAATTGGAGTTGGAATACTTGAAAATATTGGATTAAATCCTTTTATGAAAAATATTGCAAAATTTTTATTAGATGAAGAATTAATTCTTCCTCAAATTGCCACTTGGTGGTGTGGACAAAAAAAAGAACTTGACTTTGTACTTGCAAATCTGAAGAATCTAATAATAAAAAAGATTGATAGAACTGATAATATCGAAGTATATTTCGCAAATAAACTTGATGAAAAACAACTTCTTGATTTAACAGAAAAGATAAAAAAAGCACCTCATTATTATGTAGGTCAAGAAATCATAGATTTTTCAACTACACCCTCTTTTTCAAAAGGAAAAGTTGAGCCTAGAAATACTGTAATTAGATCTTTTTCCTATCTACAAGGAGAGGATTATAATGTCTTACAAGGTGGTTTAATTCGTGTTTCTCCCTCTAAAGATTCATTAGTTGTTTCTAATCAAAAAGGAGGAGCTAGTAAAGATTTATGGATTTTAGGAAAAGATGAAGAATATGTAGGAAATAATATATTTAAAAATAGAGCTTTTTTTGATTCTAGGCTTGAAAATATCTCTACAAAAAGAGCTGAAAATCTCTTTTGGATGGGAAGATATTTAAGTAGAGCTATTACAACAGCAAGAATGATTAGATTTAATTTAAAATCTATGTTAAATATCAACAGATATGATGATAACATAAGTTCAAAACAAACAACAAAGATTTTAAATAGAGCATTAACTCATCTTACAATGTGTTATCCAGGATTTTTAGATGAAAAATTAAAACAACCTCTTACAGAAATAATTTCACTAATAAAAGATAAAAATAGAGTTGGAAGTCTCTCTTTTTCTCTTAGTTTACTCTCAAATTTAAATGCTAGTGTAAAAAATCTTCTAACAATGGAAGCATGGAGAATCTACGAAAAACTCCAAAAAGAGTGGAATAGTTATAATAAAAGAGAAGTAATTTCATATAAAGACCATATAAATGAACTTGATAAACTTTTGATTTATTTAATGGCTTACAAAGAATTGATTGATGAAAGTATATTTAAAGAGCAAGGTTTAATTTTATATGACATAGGATGTAAAATAGAGATTTCTCAATTGCTTATTTCTAAATTACGTTCTTTACTCACTTTAAAGCTTGATAAACTTTTAGAATATGATGTTTTGGATTCTATGCTTAACTCTTATGAAAGTTATAACTCTTATAGAGCTTATTATAAATCATCTTTAGATTTAAAAAATGTATTAGATTTTTTATTATTCAACAAAAAATATCCAAAATCTCTGATTTACATAATAACTCAGTTGTTAGAAGATTTAAAAGAGTTACCAAAAAATATTGATAATTCAAGATTAAGCAACTTTGAAGAGCCTATATTTAAAGTCTTTTCTATGTTAACACTTGCAAATACAAATAAACTTTTAGAAACAAAAGAAGATGAATACATCTACAAAGAGCTTGAAAGTTTTCTTTCTGTAATTTCTGATTTACTAAGTCAAACTTCAGAAGAATTAACAAAAACTTATTTTTCACACTACAACGAGTAATTTAATGATTTATGAAATATATCACGAAACAAAATTTGATTATGCTGCAATTGTAACTTTTAGCCATAATATAGCTAGACTAAAACCCAAAGACATAAATACTCAAAGACTTTTAGAATATTCTTTACATATTGAGCCAACACCTTATGAAACAAATGAATTTATTGATTATTTTGGGAATACAAATAATTTTATGCTAATAAGAGAATCACATAGAACTTTAAAAGTAATTGCAAAATCAAAAGTTGAAAGATTAGAAGAAGAGATAAATAAAGAAATTGAAACTCTTAAAAATATTTCAATTACAGTAAAAGAAGCAAAAGCTAGATTAAATAAATATTATAAAGATGATGTATTAGCAAAACTATTTTTATTTGAAACAGAATCTATTCCCATGCCATCAATTCAAATAAAAGATTATATTTTAGAATCATTTAGTGATGATAGAAATTTATTTGAAGCTACAAATGAATTTATGGGAAGAATCTTTAATGATTTTGATTTCGTTTCTGGTTTTACAGATATTACAACTCCTATTGAAGTAGTTTTCAAAGAGAAAAAAGGTGTATGTCAAGATTTTGCTCAATTTGCTATTTCAGCGTTAAGAAGTATTGGAATACCAACAAGATATGTAAGTGGTTATATTCAAACTATTCCACCAGAAGGAAAAGAAAAACTTTTTGGTGCAGATGCTTCTCATGCTTGGTTTTCTATATATATTCCTACTTTTGGTTGGGCAGATTTTGATCCAACAAATAATAAAATCCCAAATGAAGAGTATATTATCCTTGGATATGGAAGAGATTATTTAGATATTTCACCTTTAAAAGGTGTTGTTCAAAGTAGTGGAGGAAGTACCTTAAAAGTGAAAGTAAATGTTGAGGCTATAAAAGAGAAGAAGGAAGTTTAAAAACTTTCCCACTCATCATCATTTGATTTTGTTGATGATACTACTTTTGTCTCTTTTCTAGTTGAAGTTGTTTCTTGTTGTTTTGATGTTGATTTTTTTGCAACAACAAAATTCTCTTTTTTAGCTGTATTGAGATTCATATCCTTAGCTTTAACCTCATTTTTACCATTAAACTCTTTTTCATTTGCATTACTTACAACTAATTTCGCTATTTGGTCTGTTATTACTGCTACATCATGTGTTTGACTTGCCACCATCGCATTTTGTTGTGTTTGTTGGTCTAACTGGGTTACTGCATCATTTATTTGCTCTATTCCTAACAATTGCTCTTTTGAGGCATTTTGTATATCAGAGATTAGATTTATTGTATGTTGGATGTTTTCATTTAATTGTTTATATCCATCTATCATATGTCCTGCTATTTGTTTCCCTTGATCTGCTTTACTTGTTGCATTTTCTACTATTGCTTTTATCTCTTTTGCAGCTTCTGCCGATCTTGATGCTAGGTTTCTCACTTCTGCTGCTACAACTGCAAATCCTTTTCCTGCTTCACCTGCTGTTGCTGCTTCTACTGCTGCATTAAGTGAAAGTATATTTGTTTGGAATGCTATTTGATCAATTACAGTTATTGCTTCATTGATTAGATTTACTTGATTATTTATTTCATCCATTGACTGAGTTGTTTGGTTTGCAAGTTTTTCTCCATCATTTGCTGATTTTGTTACTTGATTTGAAAGCATTGCCATTTTTGCAATATTCTCTGTATTATTTCTTACATTACTTGTTATCTCTTCTATTGCTGCTGCTGTCTCTTCTAAAGACGCTGCTGCTTCATTTGAACTTAGATTTAATTTATCTACATTTATAAGTAATATATCTGAACTTGCATCTAATGTTAATCCATTTGTTTTATTATCTATTAACATTTGTGTAATTGAATCTTGTAGGGTATTAATTCCTACTACTAATCTTTCAAACACTCCACCTTTTTCATCATTTGGATGCATTTTTAAAGCTTTTCTATAATCAAGTTTTGAGTACTCTTCTAAGATTTCATCTACTTCTTCAAATCTTTTTCTAGTACTTTCAATCATTTTATTTACATTATCTCTAAACTCTTCTAAAGAGGCATTTGAAGTTGATTTTTCTATAAACTGACCATACCAACCATTATTAACTCTAGTCATTACAACTTTAGCATCTTCTATTAGAGCTGTATCTTGATTAATAGTTTTTTCAATTTGTTTAATATTATCATTAACAAATTTAGCCATTTCCCCAAATTCATCTTTTGAAGAATCATCTAATAATGAAATATCTTTTGAGCTTCTATTTAGATATGAAAAAAATGATATTAATCCTATTTTGAAGTTGTCTAAAGAAGTTATAACTATTTTTGAAATTATTAGTGAAATCAAAATAAAACTTATTATAGCAACTATAGCTAATGCAATTAAAATATTATTTAGAGAATTATGTGCTTCTTGTTTTAGATCTAAAGCACTTTTATTTATTTCTCTAATCTTAACTTCTAAGATTTCACCAGATTTTACCATATCATTAAGAGTTGCTTTTAAAGACTCTGTTTCTTCTTTATCTTTACTATAATCTTTTGAGAATGCTTCAAAATCTTCCATATAGTTTTTAGAAGATTCAATTATTTCATCACATAAGATTTTGTTTCTTTCAACAGAAACAGCCTCTTTTAAATCTAAAACTTTTTTATCTAATGCACTGAAATTATCTCTAACTTTTTGAATATTTTCTGCATTTTGATTTCTTAAAAATTGATATACTGATATTCTTCCTTTTAAAAGGTCTTGTACAAAACCTTCTGTTTCTAGTGCAACTTCATTTCTTTTTTCAGCTAAATTACTATAATTTAAATAGATTAATACTGATACAAAAACAATAACTACAAACATAAAAGGAAACAATAAAAGTTTCATTTTTGTATTTAAGTTCTTTAACATAAGTTTTCCTTATTTACAAGTTATTTACTATCGCGTACTTTACTAAATAATTTATTACATAAGACTTACATAATTAGATTAATCTATCCATTTTATGGAGTATATTCTTTATATTATATTTATAAATAATCTTATAATGAAGTTTTATATTCCTGCCCCATCTTCAAATGTTCTTAAAGTTCTTGGACGAATACCTACAAGATTTCCTTTTTGAATATTTTTCTCTTTAAACTCAGAGTGTGATATCTCAACCATCAAAGTTTTTGTTTCATCATTTAGATGACTTAAATCTATTTTCACAAAAGAACCTGCAAGTTGAATATACTTTACCTTTGCTTGTAAAATTGCTTCTTTATCATTTACTGAAATTATTTCTAACTCATGGGGTCTAATCAAATATTTATTATCTGAGCTATCTTCAAGATTTAACTTTCCATCATCAACTCGCCCATGAAATAGATTTACATTTCCTAAAAAGTTTATTACAAACTCATTTTTTGGATTGTGAAATACCTCTTCAGGAGTTCCAACTTGCTCTATTTTTCCTGTACTGATTACTACTATTCTATTTGCAACTTCAAGTGCTTCTTCTTGGTCATGTGTTACTAAAATAGTTGTAATTCCAAGTTCTTCTTGAAGCTCTTTTAACCATCTTCTTAAATCAGTTCGCACTTTTGCATCAAGCGCACCAAAAGGTTCATCTAAAAGTAAAACTTTTGGTTCAACAGCAAGTGCACGTGCTAGTGCAACTCTTTGTCGCTGACCACCAGACAATTGCCAAGGGAAACGAGAAGCAAAACCATCAAGTTGAATAAGTTTTAAAAGTTTATTTACTTTTTCTTCAATCTCTTTATTTGAAAGTTTTTGTTTTTTAGGTTTTACTCTAAGTCCAAAAGCGATGTTTTCAAAAACTGTCATATGACGAAACAAGGCATAATGTTGAAAAACAAACCCGATATCTCGTCCACCAATATCTTTTTTTGCAACATTTATACCATTAAATAAAATTTCTCCACTATCTTTATCATCAACTGTTTCAAGTCCAGCAATCATTCTTAAAAGAGTTGTTTTCCCACTTCCTGATGGTCCTAAAAGTGCCAATAATTCACCATCAACAATATCTAAATTTATATTTTCGAGTGCTACAAAATTTCCAAAGTTTTTTGTTAAATTTTTTACTTCAATCTTCATATTTTTTCCTATAAATTATTCTTCGTTTTCTAATTTTTTTGCTCTTTTTTGTACTTTCCACTCTAAAATATATTTTAAAACAAGAGTTAATAAGGCCAAAATTGCTAAAAGTGTTGAAACTGCAAAAGCTGCTACAAAGTTATATTCGTTATATAAAATCTCAACTTGCAAAGGCATCGTATTTGTCACCCCTTGAATATGTCCTGAAACAACTGAAACTGCTCCAAATTCTCCCATTGCTCTTGCATTACATAAAATAACTCCATATAAAAGTCCCCATTTTATATTTGGTAAAGTAACTTTTAAAAATGTTTGAAAACCACTTGCTCCAAGTAAAAGTGCAGCTTGTTCTTCATCATTTCCCATCTCTTGCATCAAAGGAATTAACTCTCTTGCAACAAATGGAAAAGTTACAAATATAGTTGCTAATACAATTCCAGGAACTGCAAAAATAATCTGTACATCATTTTCAATCAGCCAAGAACCAAACCAACCTTGAGCTCCAAACAATAAAACATAGACAAATCCTGAAATTACAGGACTTACAGCAAAAGGTAAATCAATCAAAGTTATCAAAAAACTTTTCCCAAAAAAAGAGTATTTCGCTATTGCCCAAGAAGCTGCAAGCCCAAAAACTAAATTTAAAGGAACAGCAATAATTGCAGTTATAAATGTGAGTTTAATTGCACTTAAAACATACTCATCTTCAAAACTTAAAAAATATGCTTCAACTCCTTTTCTAAAAGCTTCTGCAAATATTGTAATCAAAGGAACTACCAACATAACAGCTAAAAATGCTATCGCTGTTGTTATTAGTAAATATTTAACTACTTTTGATTCACCTTGTGAACTTTTTGAATTATTAAAAGTTTTCATATAGCCTCCATTCCTCTTCTTCTTGAGCTCCATCTTTGAAGAATATTTATTAAAAGTAACATTACAAAAGAGATTAATAACATTACAACCGCAATCGCTGTTGCTCCTGCATAATCATATTGTTCAAGTTTTGTAATAATCAAAAGTGTACTAATCTCTGTTTTCATTGGCATATTTCCAGCTATAAAAACAACTGAACCATATTCACCTAAAGCTCTTGCAAAAGATAAAGCAAATCCAGTTAAAAGTGCTGGAAAAATAGTAGGAAGTATCACTTTATAAAATGTTTGCCATC belongs to Arcobacter defluvii and includes:
- a CDS encoding transglutaminase family protein, whose protein sequence is MIYEIYHETKFDYAAIVTFSHNIARLKPKDINTQRLLEYSLHIEPTPYETNEFIDYFGNTNNFMLIRESHRTLKVIAKSKVERLEEEINKEIETLKNISITVKEAKARLNKYYKDDVLAKLFLFETESIPMPSIQIKDYILESFSDDRNLFEATNEFMGRIFNDFDFVSGFTDITTPIEVVFKEKKGVCQDFAQFAISALRSIGIPTRYVSGYIQTIPPEGKEKLFGADASHAWFSIYIPTFGWADFDPTNNKIPNEEYIILGYGRDYLDISPLKGVVQSSGGSTLKVKVNVEAIKEKKEV
- a CDS encoding methyl-accepting chemotaxis protein, with translation MLKNLNTKMKLLLFPFMFVVIVFVSVLIYLNYSNLAEKRNEVALETEGFVQDLLKGRISVYQFLRNQNAENIQKVRDNFSALDKKVLDLKEAVSVERNKILCDEIIESSKNYMEDFEAFSKDYSKDKEETESLKATLNDMVKSGEILEVKIREINKSALDLKQEAHNSLNNILIALAIVAIISFILISLIISKIVITSLDNFKIGLISFFSYLNRSSKDISLLDDSSKDEFGEMAKFVNDNIKQIEKTINQDTALIEDAKVVMTRVNNGWYGQFIEKSTSNASLEEFRDNVNKMIESTRKRFEEVDEILEEYSKLDYRKALKMHPNDEKGGVFERLVVGINTLQDSITQMLIDNKTNGLTLDASSDILLINVDKLNLSSNEAAASLEETAAAIEEITSNVRNNTENIAKMAMLSNQVTKSANDGEKLANQTTQSMDEINNQVNLINEAITVIDQIAFQTNILSLNAAVEAATAGEAGKGFAVVAAEVRNLASRSAEAAKEIKAIVENATSKADQGKQIAGHMIDGYKQLNENIQHTINLISDIQNASKEQLLGIEQINDAVTQLDQQTQQNAMVASQTHDVAVITDQIAKLVVSNANEKEFNGKNEVKAKDMNLNTAKKENFVVAKKSTSKQQETTSTRKETKVVSSTKSNDDEWESF
- a CDS encoding sulfate/molybdate ABC transporter ATP-binding protein, producing the protein MKIEVKNLTKNFGNFVALENINLDIVDGELLALLGPSGSGKTTLLRMIAGLETVDDKDSGEILFNGINVAKKDIGGRDIGFVFQHYALFRHMTVFENIAFGLRVKPKKQKLSNKEIEEKVNKLLKLIQLDGFASRFPWQLSGGQRQRVALARALAVEPKVLLLDEPFGALDAKVRTDLRRWLKELQEELGITTILVTHDQEEALEVANRIVVISTGKIEQVGTPEEVFHNPKNEFVINFLGNVNLFHGRVDDGKLNLEDSSDNKYLIRPHELEIISVNDKEAILQAKVKYIQLAGSFVKIDLSHLNDETKTLMVEISHSEFKEKNIQKGNLVGIRPRTLRTFEDGAGI
- the cysW gene encoding sulfate ABC transporter permease subunit CysW, with the protein product MKTFNNSKSSQGESKVVKYLLITTAIAFLAVMLVVPLITIFAEAFRKGVEAYFLSFEDEYVLSAIKLTFITAIIAVPLNLVFGLAASWAIAKYSFFGKSFLITLIDLPFAVSPVISGFVYVLLFGAQGWFGSWLIENDVQIIFAVPGIVLATIFVTFPFVARELIPLMQEMGNDEEQAALLLGASGFQTFLKVTLPNIKWGLLYGVILCNARAMGEFGAVSVVSGHIQGVTNTMPLQVEILYNEYNFVAAFAVSTLLAILALLTLVLKYILEWKVQKRAKKLENEE